AAGAAAAGTCGAGAACAAAAATGAAAAAGAAGCTTATAATATTAGTTCTAGGCCTACTATCAATTACGCTTATAATGTGCTTAAATCCATTTGCCGAGCATGATAATGTAGATAGGGATATAAAAAAGACTTTAGTTATGGGGGTATCTTTAGACTATCCGCCTTTCGAGTTTATGCATTTAGGTAAGCCGCAGGGGTTTGATATTGATTTAGCATATATGCTTGCAAATGAGCTTGATTTCAAGCTTGAGATTAAAGACATGGATTTCGGTTCCTTAATTCCTGCGTTAAATAGCAAGCAAATAGATTTTATTATTTCAGCTATGTCGCCTTCTCCCGAGCGTGCTAAAAACGTAGATTTCACTAAATTATATTACCAGGCTAAAATAGAGATCTTAACTCTTGACTCGAAAGATATAGAAGCAATATCCCGATTTGAAAATAAAAAAATCGGAGTGCAGATGGGTTCAACTATGGAAGCTTACTTAAAGAAAAAGCAAGCGGAAATACCCTCGTTGGAAATTTTATCTATTGCCAGAGTCCCTGCATTAATTGAGGAATTGAAAATCGGAAGGATAGACGGGGTTTTATTAGATGCGGAAATCGCAAGAAAAATAATTTCTAGAAACCCGAATTTAAAATCCGGAGTTATTGAAGATTTTATAGGCGGTAATGCAGTTGTCTTACCCCTTAAATCAGAACTCACCGAAGCTTTTAACTATGCTTTGGATAATCTTGAAAAAGAAGGCAAGTTAAGAAGCTTAGAACAAAAATGGATTGTTGAAAGTAAAGAGTAAAAATTTATGGTTAATTATGATTTTCAGTGGGTGTTATATATTGTTGAAGGAATAACTATTACTTTACAGTATTCCCTTACCTCGGTGTTTATCGGGTTTTTCCTTGGAATTATATTCGCATTTATTATTTTAAGTGAAAATAAAGTACTCTCCTTCCCTGTGAAGCTTTATGTTTCAATAATAAGAGGTACCCCCCTTCTACTGCAATTAAGCATTGTCTATTTTGCCGTGCCTGCCCTTACTGGGTATAAGATATCGGCGTTTGCTTCCGGAGTTATTGCCTTTTCTATTAACTCAAGTGCTTATATATGCGATATAATCAGAGCCGGGGTTCAAGCCATCGACAAGGGGCAATTTGAGGCAGCTAGGGTTTTAAATATACCTTATTTCTTTATGATGAAAGATATAATTTTACCTCAGGCATTAAAAAATATATTACCTGCACTTATTAACGAAGTAGCTGGTATGATTAAAGAATCCTCAATTATTGCGATAATCGGGGAGGCAGATTTGATGAGAAGGGCGCAAGTAGTTGCTGCTGAGCAGTATACTTATTTTGCTCCGCTTGTTGTCGCCGGGATCTGTTACTATATACTGGTAATTACTTTAACTTATTTTGCTAAAATTTTAGAGACGAGATTACATGCTAAGTATAAATAATTTAACTAAATATTTTGGTGACCACAAAGTATTAGACGGGATAAACTTTAAAGTTAGCAGAGGAGAAGTTATTTCTATCATCGGCTCATCGGGAAGCGGTAAATCAACAATTTTAAGATGTATAGCAGGCCTGGAGGATTATACCCAAGGTGAAATCAAAGTGGGTGCGAATAGTAAAAAACATAACATAGGTATGGTATTTCAAAACTTTTGCCTTTTTCCTAATATGACCGTGTTACAAAATTTGACCTATGCACCGGTTAAAATTTTGAAGAAGAGTAAGCAGGAAGCAGAGGATAAAGCAATAGAGCTACTTAAAAAAGTCGGGCTGGAAACTTCAGTGGATAAATATCCTTCTGCCCTCTCGGGCGGCCAAAAACAAAGGGCGGCAATTGCAAGAACATTATGTATGGAGCCGGAAATCCTGCTTTTCGATGAGCCGACTTCAGCACTTGATCCCGAAAACGTTAAGGAAGTTTTAGAAACCATAAAACAACTCGCGCACACTAATATTACGCTTATTATAGTAACTCACGAGATGCTGTTCGCTAAAGAGATCTCTGATCGGGTTATATTTATCGATGGGGGAAAAATTTTAGAAGATGCTTCTACTTATGAAATATTCAATAACCCTAAAAGTGAACGCTTAAAGCTGTTTTTAAAAAATATTCTGTAGAGATAAATCTTGTCTTAGATGTAATAATAATTAATCTGAAAATGTTAGGTTTTATTAAGTATATAGAATAACTACTTAAATGAAAGCCGTGCGTATAAAATATTAAGGGGGGAATAAATATGACGAATTCGATTAGCTCAAATTTAGTTACTAACGCTGCAGGCACAACGATAGGTAAAACCTCTAAAGCTTTAGGAAAAGCTGCCGAACGGTTATATAAGGGAGAAAAGATCACAAAACCTTTCAATTATGCATTTGATCTTTCAAGCGAAGTAGATGCAAAAAAAAGTCGGAGAAGCAATTGATGAGGCGATTGCCAAAATAAAAGCTGGGAGCTCCAAAACAAATATAAAAAATTTTATTTATGACCCGGCGGCAATAGAAGTCAAGCATGGGACTGCGGTGCTTGGGATGTCTGACGGTGCATCAACATGGATTCTGGATGGCCTAACAAGAATGAGGGAACTTACCATGGAAGCTGCCATGGCAAGCTCTTCGGATGTTGAAAGAGGGTATTACAATGAGGAATTTGTGCAGCTTGTATGGGAGCAAGAATACCTTGTAAAAAAGACTGTTTCTGCAAATATAACTTTTACAGCTATACCAGGTACAAATGATGCTATAGCTGCTTTAAACATAAATGGAGTCATTTTTGATTTTGACTTTGGTGGTTCAACCGTGGTAACCGGTGCCAATATAATAATAGACGGAGATTTAACTACTACTAAAGCAAGTGCTATTGCTGACATTATTAACAATGTCGGTGCTGATTATCATTCAACAATGACTGAGCAAAATGCAGCAAGGCTATCTGATCTGGTTGCAGCTGTTAATGGTAACACTTTAACTATTAACAGCAAAAAAGAGGGTATTGCAGGTTTGTTTTTAGTAACTGCAGGCGGTGTAGCAAACTCAGCTGAATACATGGTGTCTACTTCAGCGGGAAGTGTATTATATACTGTTAATAATACTGCTGCAGGAACTATAAGCGCTTGTTGCTATCAGGGATTTAAATTAGAACAAGAACACCTTGTAAGTACTAGGGTATTCAACAATAAGGCATTACTTGAGGGCATATCTTTTAAAGACGAAAATTTAAGCGATAACACCTTTGACGGAGCGGCTCCGGTGGATAATGCCCTACATATCAATTTTGAATATTAAATTTCCTGATAATTCTAATTAGCAACCGGCTGTTATATAAAAATAATCGGTTGCTAAGTAAGTCAGCCTAAAAATTTAATCAGCAAAATATTGCTTTTATATTATGCATGTAGTATTTCCTATATTAAAGCATCTTGGTGCGCCATATTTTAAAAGAGCATGCTATGGAAACCAAAAAATCAATAATACCATATTTATTTATTGCCTTCATACTTCTTTATGTAACTCTGGATTCAATCTTTATTTATATTTCTAAAAATTCATATAATGGAATTATCACAGAAAATGCTTACCAAAAAGGGTTGGATTATAATCAAGTAATTAAGGAAAATGAAGCGCAAAAGAAACTGGGATGGATCGGTAATCTTAGATATTATTTGGTTGGCAAAAACTTAGTCGAACTTGATTTTACCCTTTTTGATAAGAAATATCGCCCGGTTAAAGGCGCTGAAGTTGAAGTGCGTATTATGAGGCCGGTAACTGATAAGTATGATACAGTTGTGAAGTTGGAGGAGATTTCCTCCGGCAGATACTCAAACAAAGTGCAGCTGCCGCTTCAGGGACAATGGGAAATAAAACTGAAAGCTTCAGTCAAAAACGATATATTCTTTTTAAATAGAAGAATTACAATCAGCGATAAGGAGCAGTGAGAATATAGTATATTTATCGCTTTATATATTAAATTAAAGTTAAGAAAATTTGTCATCGCTTTAAAATAATTGATAAAAAAATATTGCCATAAGTTCATTTTAGAATTAGCATTAAGTTATTAGGTAAAGTTTCAATATAGATTCAATCTTTATCTACTACAGAGACATTAGTCTCAATCAAAAAATCCAAGTAGGAAAAAAATTATGACAACTTCAATCAGTTCAAATTTAACTGCAAACGTTACTGGTGCAACAATAGGCAAAACCAGCAGTGCAATTGCAAAAGCCGCTAAGCAATTATCTACAGGCGAAAGAATTACTAAAGCATCGGATGATGCGGCAGGTTTATCGGTTGGTACCGGTTTAAAAATAAACATGACTGCACTTCAAACCGCTTTAAAGTCAACCGGACAAGCAAATGCAGTGCTCGGGGTGGCTGACGGTGCGGCAAGCGGGATTCTGGACGGCTTAACAAGAATGAAAGAGCTTACTATGCAAGCTGCCATGGGAAGTTCTTCACCGAATGAAAGAGGATATTACGACGAGGAATTTCAACAACTTGTAAGTGAGCAAGATCGTCTTGTGGATACCAGCACATTCAACAATAAGACATTACTTGACGGGTCTCTTTCCAGTGGTAAAGGCGTAGAATCAAATACTGCTTCCGCAAGTGAAGGTGCATCCGCTTCTGCAAATATAACTTTTACCGGAACCGTTGGTAGTGCTAACGCAGTAGCCGCTTTAAATATAAACGGTGTCGCATTTGATTTTGACTTTACCGGTGCCGCAACAGTTGTAACAGGTGCTAATATAGTAATCGACGGTACCTTAACTACTACCAAAGCAAGTACTATTGCTGACATTATTAACAACGTCGGTGCTGATTATCACTCAACAATGACTGAGCAAAATGCGGCAAGGCTATCTGATCTGGTTGCAACTGCTAACGGGAACACTTTAACTATTACCAGTAAAAAAGAAGGTGTTGCAGGTTCATTCTTAGTAACAGCAGGCGGTGTAGCAAACTCAATTCAGTATATGGCGACTACTTCAGCAGGAAGTACATCATATACTGTTCTTGATGCTACTGCAGGTACTATAAGCGGTTATTACTCGGCAGGTTCCACAACCGGGTCTCTAGGAAGAAGTTCTGTAAGTGTGCAAGGTACAATCGGTGATAATATTCTTAAGACCTTAACCCAAACTACTGCAACTTCAGGCTGGGTAACCGTAAATGCAACAGATTTAGCGAATGATGATGTTTTAAGTGTATTTGGAACAAAACTTACTTTAAAAGATAAGGTGGAAACTCCTGAATCCCAAATTTTAAGAAGTAAGACAAGCGATTTGGAAACTTTAAAAAATATTGCAACATATTTAAATAATTCCGAAGATTCTAATATTGCCAACTATATTTATGAAGCTAGATTAGATTCCGGTAACCTGGAAATTAGAGCTACTGCAAAAGGTGCGACAAGCACATTTAACGGTGCAAATTTAATAATTGATACTACAGCTGTATCGGTTAGTGCGGGAACTGCAGGTGCTGCTGACGGTATTGATGTTTCTCATATTAGTGATAATGCCTCCTTTATGGGTAAGCTAAGTGGATTTACGGCAACAAGAACCGGAGATGATGCGGTTAAGCTAAGCATAAAAGCCGGTGACTATACTTATGAAGCTGAAGTAAAAGATACCGCTCCGACTGCAGACTATATCATCAGAATGAAATCTAACGATCTAGACGGGAAAGGCGGATACTTTGATTTGCAATTAGCTGCTAACAATGGTGTTACTGTTGCTAATCAACCTGAAGCCGATAACTTCGCTAAAAGACTTAATGATGCCGTAGCTCCACTTAATTTCTACCAAAATAGAGATATCTCTACCTTTGATGCAAGTGGAACTTCAATTGAAGATACCGTAATCACTCTGACTTCAAAAAGCTTTGATGCAATTAACGTTGCGGATATTAAAGTTGTAGGTTCTACGGAAACTAATGACCAGAAGGCTCAACTCAGTATTACTTTAAGTGACGGGAGAGTATTCTCTAAGTCAGATTTAGCTGAAAGCGCGCCTAAAGGACAAAAAATTGAGCTTATCAATACCACGGATAGTAATGAAAAGATCTCTATCATTTGGGGTAAAGATATTAAGTTCATAACTGATACTGAAGTTAACACATTACAGAATGATTTACTTTCAGCATTTAAAGCGAATCAAGTTGGGATGAGCTTCCAAGTAGGAACCAAAACCGACCAGGTAATCGGCGTTGAATTAGGTGATTTAAGTACCAAAGCTTTATTTAAAGGTGAAGTTCTAGATATTTCAACTGAAGAAGGTGCAAAAAAAGCCGGAGAAGTAATTGATGCGGCGATTGACGAAGTAAAAGGAGCAAGAGCTAGTATTGGTGCGCAACAAGCAAGGTTTGACAGTGCTGCATCAAATATTGCAACTACTCTTCAAAATACCGATGCTGCAAGAGCAGTGTATCTTGATACTAACGTCGCCGAATCATCTACTAACTTCGGGCTAGCTCAAGTTAAGATGAATGCGAGCATTTCAGTATTGGCTCAAGTAAATAACTTACCGCAAAGTTTGTTAAAGCTACTTGGTTAATATTTAAAAATAGAAAGCTTGGGGAGAAATACCTCCCCGGGCTTTTTTTACAATAAATTTTAGTTCTTCTAAGTATTTAAAAAAAGGGAAAAAATGGGGTCAATGTTAAGTTTAGGAAATTTTGATACTATAGGGGGAAAAAAAGTCCTCACCGGAGGTAGTCTAGGGCTTGATGTCAAAGAAATAATCGAAGGTACAGTCTTC
The endosymbiont of Acanthamoeba sp. UWC8 DNA segment above includes these coding regions:
- a CDS encoding FixH family protein, with translation METKKSIIPYLFIAFILLYVTLDSIFIYISKNSYNGIITENAYQKGLDYNQVIKENEAQKKLGWIGNLRYYLVGKNLVELDFTLFDKKYRPVKGAEVEVRIMRPVTDKYDTVVKLEEISSGRYSNKVQLPLQGQWEIKLKASVKNDIFFLNRRITISDKEQ
- a CDS encoding flagellin encodes the protein MTTSISSNLTANVTGATIGKTSSAIAKAAKQLSTGERITKASDDAAGLSVGTGLKINMTALQTALKSTGQANAVLGVADGAASGILDGLTRMKELTMQAAMGSSSPNERGYYDEEFQQLVSEQDRLVDTSTFNNKTLLDGSLSSGKGVESNTASASEGASASANITFTGTVGSANAVAALNINGVAFDFDFTGAATVVTGANIVIDGTLTTTKASTIADIINNVGADYHSTMTEQNAARLSDLVATANGNTLTITSKKEGVAGSFLVTAGGVANSIQYMATTSAGSTSYTVLDATAGTISGYYSAGSTTGSLGRSSVSVQGTIGDNILKTLTQTTATSGWVTVNATDLANDDVLSVFGTKLTLKDKVETPESQILRSKTSDLETLKNIATYLNNSEDSNIANYIYEARLDSGNLEIRATAKGATSTFNGANLIIDTTAVSVSAGTAGAADGIDVSHISDNASFMGKLSGFTATRTGDDAVKLSIKAGDYTYEAEVKDTAPTADYIIRMKSNDLDGKGGYFDLQLAANNGVTVANQPEADNFAKRLNDAVAPLNFYQNRDISTFDASGTSIEDTVITLTSKSFDAINVADIKVVGSTETNDQKAQLSITLSDGRVFSKSDLAESAPKGQKIELINTTDSNEKISIIWGKDIKFITDTEVNTLQNDLLSAFKANQVGMSFQVGTKTDQVIGVELGDLSTKALFKGEVLDISTEEGAKKAGEVIDAAIDEVKGARASIGAQQARFDSAASNIATTLQNTDAARAVYLDTNVAESSTNFGLAQVKMNASISVLAQVNNLPQSLLKLLG
- a CDS encoding amino acid ABC transporter ATP-binding protein; the protein is MLSINNLTKYFGDHKVLDGINFKVSRGEVISIIGSSGSGKSTILRCIAGLEDYTQGEIKVGANSKKHNIGMVFQNFCLFPNMTVLQNLTYAPVKILKKSKQEAEDKAIELLKKVGLETSVDKYPSALSGGQKQRAAIARTLCMEPEILLFDEPTSALDPENVKEVLETIKQLAHTNITLIIVTHEMLFAKEISDRVIFIDGGKILEDASTYEIFNNPKSERLKLFLKNIL
- a CDS encoding amino acid ABC transporter permease, producing MVNYDFQWVLYIVEGITITLQYSLTSVFIGFFLGIIFAFIILSENKVLSFPVKLYVSIIRGTPLLLQLSIVYFAVPALTGYKISAFASGVIAFSINSSAYICDIIRAGVQAIDKGQFEAARVLNIPYFFMMKDIILPQALKNILPALINEVAGMIKESSIIAIIGEADLMRRAQVVAAEQYTYFAPLVVAGICYYILVITLTYFAKILETRLHAKYK
- a CDS encoding ABC transporter substrate-binding protein — translated: MKKKLIILVLGLLSITLIMCLNPFAEHDNVDRDIKKTLVMGVSLDYPPFEFMHLGKPQGFDIDLAYMLANELDFKLEIKDMDFGSLIPALNSKQIDFIISAMSPSPERAKNVDFTKLYYQAKIEILTLDSKDIEAISRFENKKIGVQMGSTMEAYLKKKQAEIPSLEILSIARVPALIEELKIGRIDGVLLDAEIARKIISRNPNLKSGVIEDFIGGNAVVLPLKSELTEAFNYALDNLEKEGKLRSLEQKWIVESKE